atttactctggacataggaatataatatccgttgaatatcttgagaaccctttgattgaaagacatcaaacttggtacactggtacatcctaaggagttgattacccctattgattttgaggtaatatggtcaaaggtcaagggtcaaactgggcataggaatatactgaccattcaatgtctagagaaccctttgcttgagagacatcaaacttggtacactggtacatcttcagaagaagatgacccctattgattttgaggtcacatggtcaaaggtcaatggtcaaactggacataggaatgtactgtccactcaatatcttgataaccctttttctcgacagacatcaaacttagtacactggtaaatattcaggagaagatgacccatattgattttgaggtcacatggtcaaaaatcaagggtcaaattggacatagtaatatactgtccactcaatatcttgataaccctttttctcgacagacatcaaacttagtacactggtaaatattcaggagaagatgacccatattgattttgaggtcaaaagtcaatagttgaactggacatagtaatatattgtctcctatattttaagaattatttgcttgattgacaccaaactcggtacactggtacagcataaggagtagatgacccctattgatttttaggtcacatggtcaattcactcttgacataggaagatattgtctgctcaatattttgaattgatgatactactatcaattaaaagatgtgtgtgtataacccttttcaattttgcaccatggggggcatatgtgttttgcAAACATCTCTTGTCATCCTTGATATAATACTTAGTGAAAAATAGGGTATGAGTTGTTTTCCTTACAACAAATGTATAATGCAACGTGTGTGTCATATGTCTATTTGTCTATGTGTGTTGTGATGAAGTGGTTTTACACAGGTGTATAGAATTAGGGAATGATTATCTTCTCATTTGTTAATTTCTGATTCAACAGTCGCAAACTGAGTTTTACTGGTAAAATGGATGTTTGCAACCGTTAGATAAGCATTCATGGTCACAAATTCCCATTCTAATTTAATTTATGCATTTTGCTTGATGTTTACTTCTTATTTCGTTGAGTTTTGCTTTTTTGTTACATGAAATATGGCATGAAATGTTTTTGCTTGACATTATATTATTGCGACATTCTATTATGTCACAATAGAAAGCTTTTTGTCTCTGTAATGCTCGTTTAATTGCCTAAAACATCAGTgcattaaccaatcaaaatgtagatTACAAAACAGCTATGATAGAActgcatgtttttgttttaggtGCAATATACAGGGAAGCATTATCAGCAGGAGGTGTGTCGTCAACGATAAATGTGAAATTAACAACTGTCTCGTAGGTCCGGGGCAACAACTCATTACCATGGGTACGTCAAAATATCCATAGTTACCTCTATTCTAGAGATTATTAGTTAAACAATGCAAATTCTTGATCATGATCAAAACTAAATTTCATCTCAGTCAAAACAATGCATATTCTTTATCTCATTGAATCAATACGAATTGTTTATCCTGGTCAAAACAATGCAAACTCCATATCTTAGTCAAAACAATGTGACTTCTTTATCTCaatcaaatcaatacaaattctTTATCATGGTCAAAACAATGCAAATTCTTTATCATGATCAAAACAATGTTAAGTTTTTATCGCAGCAAAACAATTCAAATTCTTTACTTGGTCAAAACAATTCAAATTCTTTACTTGGTCAAAACAATTCAAATTCTTTACTTGGTCAAATGGATGCCAATTCTTTATCCTCCAGTTATTATTGTCTCTTATCAACAGCTGATAATTTGAAAACAGAAAACTGTCCTATCCATAGTAATTTATTGTTATGTTTTGTTTCAGGTAAATACACAAATGAAGTGATTGTAGACACAGTCGACATTTAAGAAGGCACGGCTTAATCTTGTTGAGGTTGTGCACCACAATAAAATATTACAGGTGTATCCAGTTGTCAGTCATGTATCCCGATATATTGTTCTGCTCAGTGTGATAAAatcacagaaaacaaaaatatataccaTCAATATACCAAGTACATCAATATACCAAGTACAACAGAAAGTCTTTTGTGCTTTCAGCAGGTATTCTTAGTGTAAAATATCAGTATCACAGTCTTAAGGTAGTAAACAAAACCGAAAAAATGTCAATCACAGAGCAAGGAGCACCACAGTGAAGATCTCGTGTTTTTGGAGGGTCATctgatgaaatatataatgCTGGTggtttgtaaagtttacaaaatatattgtcttTAATTTAGTGTTGGTAGCAAATAAACCTGGAACTTTTGGGCTTTTGTAACAATGCTGTTATACAATGGCACTGCTGACAAAAAGTACATCAGTACAGTCTGTTTCTATCACATGACAGTCACATGACCTCAGTATCTCCGTGGTACTTTATGAACGTGGAAGAATCAAGCAGTGATTGGCCAGAGGTGGCTGCCATTTCGAGTCTTTCAAGTTCAGTAAAAACGCTTTGTACGTTAGTCCATCAAGATTCTTTCCAACATGACTTTTTCTTTCTAGATACATTCCTGAAAAgcaaaagtaaattttataacatattCAGATGCAGTAATGAAAGTACTGCTATTTGTAGTGAATGTCTTTGTGGGAAAAAATCTCTTCTTTCCAAGCTGTCACAgaacttttatatttcatatgccaacaaagaaaatatcaagTAAAGAGATTGTAAACATTATAGATTTGAGTACAGTGGAGCCTCAGTAATctggacgccattaatccggacgcttcatttatcagGACGATTTtactgggaaccaaagtgtccagattaacgaggctccactgtatacaCACAGAAGAGTTTGTATACCTTATTGATTTGAGTATACACAAAGAAGCCTTGTCAGATGAGCACATACATCCAGTACATATTCTTATTGGGTTGATCAGAGTAAGACTAACATCACAAGTAGCGAAGCAGGTGATATTAATTTGGGTTCATCTGTAATACTGAGGTTTCCAGAGGAGGAGGTATTGGGTGTTACAGAGAAGCTTTAGCAATGAACCTTCACAAGGAGAGTCAATTATAGAGAGTAGTTATCCAGATACTGTGAGTAGTTATCCAGATACTGAGCTTTAGTGAGTAGTTATCCAGATACTGAGCTCTAGTGAGTAGTTATCCAGATACTGAGCTTTAGTGAGTAGTTATCCAGATACTGAGCTCTAGTAAGTAGTTATCCAGATACTGAGCTTTAGTGAGTAGTTATCCAGATACTGAGCTCTAGTGAGTAGTTATCCAGATACTGAGCTTTAGTGAGTAGTTATCCAGATACTGAGCTTTAGTGAGTAGTTATCCAGATACTGAGCTTTAGTGAGTAGTTATCCAGATACTGAGCTCTAGTGAGTAGTTATCCAGATACTGAGCTTTAGTGAGTAGTTATCCAGATACTGAGCTCTAGTGAGTAGTTATCCAATTACTGTGAGTAGTTATCCAGATACTGAGCTTTAGTGAGTAGTTATCCAGATACTGAGCTCTAGTGAGTAGTTATCCAGATACTGAGCTCTAGTGAGTAGTTATCCAGATACTGTGAGTAGTTATCCAGATACTGTGAGTAGTTATCCAGATACTGAGCTTTAGTGAGTAGTTATCCAGATACTGAGCTCTAGTGAGTAGTTATCCAGATACTGAGCTCTAGTGAGTAGTTATCCAGATACTGAGCTCTAGTGAGTAGTTATCCAGATACTGTGAGTAGTTATCCAGATAATGAGCTTTAGTGATGAGCAAATGGGAAGAAATGATTTCCACATAATACATAACTCAGATATTTTCAGAGATTTTGGCAATTAAAATTATCTACCGCAAAAGTATCCATGAATTTTTTAgattcaaaggtcaaggtcactagatCTGTAAGGTAACAAATGATCTTTtgattaatgatacatgtatcacaatgaCACTCTACAAGATGAGTCTTCATTAACTATTTACAAAATCATTTATTTGAAAGTCATAAATTAAATTTGTGATCTGGTCTCTGGGATGTACATACCAAGATCTTCCAGGGGAGGCCGAGATATGCTTCTTTTCCAGTCTGGTTCTTCTATAAAGAGTAGTTCTCGCACAGCTTTAGAGATAGTCTGTAATATAGACAGAGCACCTGAATAACTTGTAATCTGTACAAATAAGTGTTACTACTACTCACTCTCAGTGTTCTTGGTTTCTAATCTCTTACACTGAGGAATGATAAACATTTAAGGTCCCTGTGTAATTAATAGCTAAGGTCACAGTGTAATAAATAGCTAAGGTCACTTTGTGACAAATAGCTAAGGTCACAGTGTGATAAATAGCTATGGTCATAGTGTGATAAATAGCTAAGGTCAAAGTGTGATAAGTAGCTAAAGTCACAGTGTGATAAATAGCTAAGGTCACAGTATAATAAATAGCTACGGTTACAGTGTGATAAATAGCTACGGTCAGTGTGATATATAGCTAAGGTCAAAGGTGATAAATAACTAAAGTCACAGTGCAATAAATAGCTACGGTCAAAGGTAATAAATAGCTAAGGCCCCTGTGTGATAAATAGCTACGGTCACAGTGTGATATAACCACTGGTAATGCCTCTTAGTCTACGGTCACAATGTAATAAATTGCTAAGGTCAAAGATGATAAATAGTTAAGGTCGAAGTGTGATAAATAGCTTAGGTCACAGTGTGATGAATAACTAAGGCCCCTGTGTGATAAATAGCTAAGGTCATAGTGTGATAAATAGCAAAGGCCACAGTATGTTAAATTGCTAAGGCCCCTGTgtaatgaaaggtggagataacgaacagagatcaatctcataaatccataaacaatacaaagtagatcgttgggtaaacacaaacccctggacacaccagaggtgggatcaggtgcctaggaggtgtaagcaccccctgtcgaaaTAGCTAAGGTCATAGTGTGATAGATAGCTATTTTCATTGTGATATAAACAGCCAAGGCCCCTGTGTGATGAATAGCCAAGGTCATAGTGTGATAGATAGCTAAGGTCACAGTTTGATAAGTAGCAAAGGTCGAAGTGTGGTAAATATCTAAGGTCAAAGTGTAATAAATAGCTAAGGTCACAGTGGGAGAAATAGCTAAGATCAAAGTGTGATAAATAGCTAAGGTTGAAGTGTGGTAAATATCTAAGGTCACAGTGTGATATATAGCAAAGGTCAAAGTGTGATAAATAGCTACGGTCACAGTGTGATATAATCACTGGAATGCCTTTTGAAAGTTAGATAGGTCCAGCAGGGAATGTTAATCCAATGAAAACAGTTGTACATAGTTTCTGTCTATCATACAATCAGACCACTCTTCATAGAGAATATATCCTGCATGTAATGTTGCATACCTTCCTGTATTACACACCAGCAATATATTGGTAAATCGTGTTGTCAATGTTTCAATTCATTGACTTTACAGGGatttttgattccatgtttcaGTGATGAATGTCTACTTATTGTACCATTGTGTACCAATACCTGTTAAATTGACTTTATTTGCGAAATCTTTTCTCCATCCCAATGTTTTGAATACTTAgtaatttgatttgatttttaaacGACGTTGCCTTTATTTATGTTTGCAAAATGGTTAAGAATGATTTCATATCGTTCTATTTTTCTGACTGTTTTGGAggtaatctcagcgagattcgtcgaggctggatatttggactgacgcctcgattcgtcgaggctggatatttggactgacgcctcttccgaatctcagaccactgtcacataaagtgattcgggaaatcttgcctgaacttcggccgcttgttgcgattaaaataggttaaattgaatttcttgcccgcttcaacttttcgcctcagacatcctattaactccctatcacaatgaaatatgcatttcttacctttacaaggtgtaaatcccacagtaattcaagttggctattttcgaagccattgcaaacggccaccatttcatattttaccttctcaacactgaagagttccgatatactacttcatgacaatttgtactatgattgaaaatacagaacttactggtggacaattactttgtacaaagcatttaagcataaaaattaaaagcaataaaaagaaaactgtgtaatatttaatcaatctattagaaggcgtcctaaac
This genomic window from Ostrea edulis chromosome 4, xbOstEdul1.1, whole genome shotgun sequence contains:
- the LOC125671530 gene encoding sterile alpha motif domain-containing protein 15-like, which produces MSTMESAIEDLKDDNVPPCLYWSVEKVAEWIEKLGFPNYTSCITSNRIDGRKLITLEASQLPNIGITDFKHIKTISKAVRELLFIEEPDWKRSISRPPLEDLGMYLERKSHVGKNLDGLTYKAFLLNLKDSKWQPPLANHCLILPRS